The Plectropomus leopardus isolate mb chromosome 7, YSFRI_Pleo_2.0, whole genome shotgun sequence genome window below encodes:
- the LOC121945189 gene encoding uncharacterized protein LOC121945189 isoform X6, producing MQCKVTLLDDTQFECELDKHAKAQELLTKVCDHVNLLERDYFGLAIWESPTSKTWLESTKEIRKQVSGAVYEFTFSVKFYPPDPAQLTEDLTRYFLCLQLRKDIIRGVLPCSFVTLSLLGSYTAQSELGEYDPELHGTDYVKDLSLAPGQSKELEEKVMELHRTYRSMSPAQADMLFLENAKKLAMYGVDLHQAKDLDGVDITLGVCSSGLMVYKDKLRINRFPWPKVLKISYKRSSFFIKIRPSEQEQYESTIGFKLPNYKASKKLWKVCVEHHTFFRVPTVEPPSSRRFLVLGSKFRYSGRTQAQTRQASSLIDRPAPRFTRSASKRLSRNLDGAGDDTLQFLQQLSASTRSEVDDWLLLLTSDKPQPSSEFSARGEQTFIQSREEGQSVHTLTATWQDTETGQTGSQTITQSVSQPWQEPASDEQQQRRKEDEWFAMFHRQPSFPLLPAFDFVKQPAKISLAKISSMDRLLQPKLKQQDDWFLYFDRIFSLSSLERVDKPTSPRVHFQLQDEDEQSMRVSEQELTREEVIEMLQETVTLVDKMKEVVVLEKRLKEVKDLEERLQEVDEMAERLQGVIEEELGKEEVEKLRKEEMEFEQKEHAERITEKVMMESLRTVEIKEEEVDELEEQIKQVFLKGLLPEDEEAEMKRESKEEVTDDSLSDDSLREKLCQIEREWKEDVEENFESGSSDVTTSTSVVTSQKVESNTKRTVTIVEETGQRQEDVQVQSSVIRSEERLENVGTWRKTETQETITEREVKERLHTQDRSEVAEEDVWFILFDRPPFKAVFKPPVTIRERAQVVDEGEYFSTQSKIETVEEKTEIIVEERQIKEEEVRRILQIPPPQTIIERVDDWFLLLDVVPIESSYVPPVTWKEKDQIGAESFVSVTQTAVKEEIKEVVAEERKTVEEVPRLLQEIPQQPVTNRDDDWFVLLDVVPRETTYVPPVTLKERDQLDAQSFVSEAQSAAKEEIRQVEAIEEAPRLLHEIPQQPVTVRDDDWFILLDVVPREASYVPPVAAAERVEVSPGEHVSVVEITALERREKRGKIVEEETEMKVLSVKQVVSLPLPQAAREIEDDWFVLLEVPTREPSYVPPVTMADYVQVYREESISTVAETTTESRKEVVVEKIVVQKEDRAQQKISQPVRERDDDWFLLLDVVSKETAYVPPVIPVEIVPDMRKTFEVKVTTTESTTWKKMIIGVDSRQDETRLTEIRPRQMAPPSEREGGDDWFVLFDIIREKPVVIPPVAVVERIVNVVAATEPKPKLMMEDVRPPVKLVEIKPPQPRQVDDDWFVLLDVAAKVPVAVDERIRVYPEVRPTKEFAALEQRAQLRVTTVEETWQQVKVVQEKPRPAVREVEDDWFILLDVATKKSVAVPEHTQFPAEVRVPAAVAKTRIAISERRPQFEKRILEERRPLTQTHVNDDWFVLLDVGLKETVVSTQRGTRPVSAPVFSQAALAEAGIPMAPLDQPQTSTPIKTSRQEERKLEVTVEAVEPSKIEAVAEIKPAVWRDQREVDSSLISTINGDIQHESEVTVTEVVRMRKKRAKKIEGDSIYIRHSLLMLEEFDKPQEDLLRHHASISELKRNFMEAAPESRPSEWDKRLSTHSPFRTLGINGQPLPSADGPPLVQTQTVTITAVSNSLPSGISTTEVPIVPTKTFIYESSKVAVDGTDEDKDNTTVSSSKTVSSETTSGTSVTTTTTHISKVVKSGSTETRVEKRIVITADSDIDQDKEKGGGASAL from the exons ATGCAATGCAAAGTCACCTTACTGGACGACACTCAGTTTGAGTGTGAGCTTGAT AAACATGCTAAAGCCCAAGAACTTCTAACAAAGGTGTGCGACCATGTCAACCTGCTGGAGAGGGATTACTTTGGCCTCGCCATCTGGGAAAGCCCAACCAGCAAG ACATGGTTGGAATCCACCAAAGAGATCCGGAAACAGGTTTCAGGTGCTGTGTACGAGTTTACATTCAGCGTCAAGTTCTACCCTCCTGATCCAGCACAGCTCACTGAAGACCTCACCAG GTACTTTCTATGCCTCCAGCTGAGGAAGGACATTATACGTGGTGTTCTCCCCTGTTCCTTTGTCACACTGTCCCTGCTGGGCTCCTACACAGCCCAGTCAGAGCTCGGGGAGTATGACCCAGAGCTCCATGGAACAGATTATGTTAAGGATCTGAGCCTGGCCCCGGGACAGAGcaaggagctggaggagaaggTGATGGAGCTGCACCGCACATACAG GTCAATGAGTCCAGCCCAAGCAGACATGTTATTTCTGGAAAATGCCAAGAAACTTGCCATGTATGGAGTTGACCTGCACCAAGCtaag GATCTTGATGGTGTCGACATTACGCTGGGGGTTTGCTCTAGTGGCCTGATGGTTTACAAGGACAAGCTGAGGATCAACCGTTTCCCTTGGCCTAAAGTGCTAAAGATCTCTTACAAACGCAGCAGCTTCTTTATCAAAATCAGGCCATCAGAG CAAGAGCAGTATGAAAGCACCATTGGCTTTAAACTGCCCAACTACAAAGCCTCAAAGAAGCTGTGGAAAGTTTGCGTTGAACATCATACCTTCTTCAG agtTCCAACAGTAGAGCCGCCGTCATCACGTCGCTTCCTCGTCTTGGGCTCCAAGTTCCGATACAGCGGACGTACTCAGGCCCAGACCCGTCAGGCCAGTTCCTTGATTGACCGCCCAGCCCCTCGTTTCACACGCTCTGCAAGCAAGAGGCTTTCACGTAACCTAGATGGAG CTGGAGATGACACTCTCCAGTTCCTGCAGCAACTCTCAGCATCAACCAGGTCTGAGGTTGATGATtggttgctgctgctgacatCTGACAAACCTCAGCCTTCTTCTGAATTCTCAG CCAGAGGGGAGCAGACTTTCATTCAGTCCAGGGAGGAAGGGCAGtctgttcacacactcacagcaacCTGGCAGGACACTGAGACTGGGCAGACTGGCTCTCAAACCATCacccagtcagtcagtcagccgTGGCAGGAGCCGGCGTCTGATGAGcaacagcagaggagaaaggaggacgAGTGGTTTGCCATGTTCCATCGTCAAccttcttttcctcttctcccagcttttgattttgtgaaacagccag CTAAGATCAGCTTGGCAAAAATTAGCTCTATGGACCGGCTCTTGCAGCCAAAACTGAAGCAGCAAGATGACTGGTTCCTTTACTTTGACCGAATCTTCAGCCTATCCTCGCTTGAGCGTGTTGACAAACCAA CCTCTCCTCGAGTTCACTTCCAGCTCCAGGATGAGGATGAGCAGAGCATGCGTGTGTCAGAGCAGGAACTGACCAGGGAGGAGGTCATTGAGATGTTGCAGGAAACTGTGACCTTGGTAGACAAGATGAAAGAGGTGGTTGTTCTGGAAAAGAGGCTAAAAGAAGTGAAGGATTTAGAGGAAAGGCTCCAAGAGGTGGATGAAATGGCAGAGAGACTTCAAGGAGTAATAGAAGAGGAGTTAGGTAAAGAAGAAGTAGAGAAATTAAGAAAGGAAGAGATGGAATTTGAGCAGAAAGAACACGCTGAACGCATAACAGAAAAAGTCATGATGGAATCTTTAAGGACAGTAGAGATaaaagaagaggaggtggaTGAATTGGAAGAGCAGATAAAGCaggtgtttttgaaaggcttGCTGCCTGAAGATGAAGAGGCCGAGATGAAGAGGGAGAGTAAAGAAGAAGTGACAGATGACAGTCTGTCAGATGATAGCTTGAGAGAGAAGCTATGTCAGATAGAGAGGGAATGGAAAGAGGATGTAGAGGAGAACTTCGAGTCTGGATCTTCAGATGTCACCACTTCCACATCTGTAGTAACATCCCAGAAGGTGGAGAGTAACACTAAGAGGACAGTGACTATTGTAGAAGAGACAGGGCAGAGGCAGGAAGATGTTCAGGTACAGAGCAGTGTAATTAGGTCAGAGGAGAGGCTAGAAAATGTGGGTACATGGCGTAAGACAGAAACGCAAGAGACGATAACTGAGAGAGAAGTTAAAGAGAGGCTTCACACTCAGGATCGATCTGAGGTGGCAGAGGAGGATGTCTGGTTCATACTTTTTGATCGGCCTCCATTCAAAGCTGTTTTCAAACCACCAG TTACCATCAGGGAACGTGCTCAAGTGGTGGATGAAGGCGAGTATTTCTCAACACAGAGTAAGATTGAAACAGTTGAAGAGAAAACGGAGATAATAGTAGaggaaagacaaataaaagaagaGGAAGTACGGCGTATACTTCAGATCCCACCACCACAGACCATCATTGAAAGAGTTGATGACTGGTTTTTGTTGCTGGATGTTGTTCCCATTGAATCATCATATGTACCACCAG TTACCTGGAAGGAGAAAGACCAAATCGGAGCAGAGAGTTTTGTCTCTGTGACTCAAACTGCAGTCAAGGAGGAGATTAAAGAAGTAGTAGctgaagagagaaagacagtggAAGAGGTACCAAGACTTCTACAAGAAATCCCACAACAGCCAGTGACAAACAGAGATGATGACTGGTTTGTGTTGCTGGATGTTGTTCCCAGAGAAACGACATATGTACCACCAG TTACCTTGAAGGAAAGAGACCAGCTGGATGCACAAAGTTTTGTCTCTGAGGCTCAAAGTGCAGCCAAGGAGGAGATTAGACAAGTAGAAGCTATAGAAGAGGCACCAAGACTTCTACATGAAATCCCACAGCAGCCAGTGACAGTGAGAGATGATGACTGGTTTATATTGCTGGATGTTGTTCCCAGAGAAGCATCATATGTACCACCAG TTGCTGCTGCAGAGCGTGTTGAAGTGTCCCCAGGAGAACATGTCTCTGTGGTTGAAATTACAGCTCTTGAgcggagagaaaaaagggggaagattgtggaagaagaaacagaaatgaaagtGCTGAGTGTGAAGCAGGTAGTATCTCTGCCTCTGCCACAGGCTGCGAGAGAGATAGAAGATGACTGGTTTGTGCTGCTGGAGGTTCCCACTAGAGAACCATCATATGTGCCACCAG TTACCATGGCTGACTACGTTCAGGTTTATCGTGAAGAGAGCATTTCTACTGTGGCTGAAACTACAACAGAGTCCAGGAAGGAGGTTGTAGTTGAAAAGATCGTGGTGCAGAAAGAGGACAGGGCACAGCAGAAAATATCCCAGCCAGTCAGAGAAAGAGATGATGACTGGTTTCTTCTGCTGGATGTTGTTTCCAAAGAAACTGCCTATGTACCTCCAG TTATTCCTGTTGAGATTGTTCCGGATATGAGGAAGACATTTGAAGTTAAGGTGACAACCACAGAGTCTACAACATGGAAGAAGATGATAATTGGTGTGGACAGCAGGCAAGATGAGACACGTCTGACTGAAATTAGACCTAGACAAATGGCACCACcgtcagagagagagggaggagatgaTTGGTTTGTCCTGTTCGACATCATCCGCGAAAAGCCAGTTGTCATACCGCCAG tTGCTGTGGTTGAGCGTATTGTGAATGTGGTAGCAGCCACtgaaccaaaaccaaaactgatGATGGAAGATGTGAGGCCCCCTGTGAAGTTAGTGGAGATTAAACCACCACAGCCGAGACAGGTGGATGATGACTGGTTTGTGCTGCTAGATGTTGCAGCCAAAGTTCCag TGGCTGTGGACGAACGTATCCGTGTGTATCCCGAAGTAAGACCAACTAAAGAGTTTGCAGCCTTAGAGCAGAGAGCACAGCTGAGAGTTACTACGGTGGAGGAGACATGGCAGCAGGTGAAGGTAGTACAGGAGAAGCCGCGTCCAGCAGTGAGAGAAGTGGAAGATGATTGGTTTATTCTTCTGGATGTGGCCACTAAGAAATCAg TTGCCGTCCCTGAGCACACCCAGTTCCCAGCAGAAGTGAGAGTTCCAGCTGCTGTGGCCAAAACAAGGATCGCTATTTCCGAGAGGAGACCCCAGTTTGAGAAACGAATCCTGGAAGAAAGACGtccactcacacaaacacatgtcaACGATGATTGGTTTGTTCTGCTAGATGTTGGCCTCAAAGAGACAG TAGTGAGCACACAGAGGGGCACCCGTCCTGTCAGTGCTCCGGTCTTCTCCCAGGCCGCCCTGGCCGAGGCGGGGATCCCCATGGCGCCTCTGGATCAGCCCCAGACCTCCACTCCAATCAAGACCAGCCGCCAGGAGGAAAGAAAGCTGGAGGTCACTGTAGAAGCTGTGGAGCCTTCAAAAATCGAGGCTGTGGCTGAGATCAAG CCAGCAGTGTGGAGGGACCAGAGAGAAGTAGACTCTTCACTGATATCCACCATCAATGGGGACATTCAG CACGAGTCTGAGGTGACGGTCACGGAGGTGGTGCGAATGCGAAAG aaaagaGCTAAGAAAATTGAGGGTGACTCAATTTATATAAGACATAGCCTTTTAATGTTGGAG GAGTTCGATAAGCCTCAGGAGGACCTGCTCAGGCACCATGCCAGTATCAGCGAGCTGAAGAGGAACTTCATGGAAGCCGCCCCGGAGAGCAGACCCAGTGAGTGGGACAAGCGCCTCTCCACACACTCTCCGTTCCGCACCCTGGGTATAAATGGTCAGCCGCTGCCCAGTGCAGATGGG
- the LOC121945189 gene encoding uncharacterized protein LOC121945189 isoform X8, producing MQCKVTLLDDTQFECELDKHAKAQELLTKVCDHVNLLERDYFGLAIWESPTSKTWLESTKEIRKQVSGAVYEFTFSVKFYPPDPAQLTEDLTRYFLCLQLRKDIIRGVLPCSFVTLSLLGSYTAQSELGEYDPELHGTDYVKDLSLAPGQSKELEEKVMELHRTYRSMSPAQADMLFLENAKKLAMYGVDLHQAKDLDGVDITLGVCSSGLMVYKDKLRINRFPWPKVLKISYKRSSFFIKIRPSEQEQYESTIGFKLPNYKASKKLWKVCVEHHTFFRVPTVEPPSSRRFLVLGSKFRYSGRTQAQTRQASSLIDRPAPRFTRSASKRLSRNLDGAGDDTLQFLQQLSASTRSEVDDWLLLLTSDKPQPSSEFSARGEQTFIQSREEGQSVHTLTATWQDTETGQTGSQTITQSVSQPWQEPASDEQQQRRKEDEWFAMFHRQPSFPLLPAFDFVKQPAKISLAKISSMDRLLQPKLKQQDDWFLYFDRIFSLSSLERVDKPTSPRVHFQLQDEDEQSMRVSEQELTREEVIEMLQETVTLVDKMKEVVVLEKRLKEVKDLEERLQEVDEMAERLQGVIEEELGKEEVEKLRKEEMEFEQKEHAERITEKVMMESLRTVEIKEEEVDELEEQIKQVFLKGLLPEDEEAEMKRESKEEVTDDSLSDDSLREKLCQIEREWKEDVEENFESGSSDVTTSTSVVTSQKVESNTKRTVTIVEETGQRQEDVQVQSSVIRSEERLENVGTWRKTETQETITEREVKERLHTQDRSEVAEEDVWFILFDRPPFKAVFKPPVTIRERAQVVDEGEYFSTQSKIETVEEKTEIIVEERQIKEEEVRRILQIPPPQTIIERVDDWFLLLDVVPIESSYVPPVTWKEKDQIGAESFVSVTQTAVKEEIKEVVAEERKTVEEVPRLLQEIPQQPVTNRDDDWFVLLDVVPRETTYVPPVTLKERDQLDAQSFVSEAQSAAKEEIRQVEAIEEAPRLLHEIPQQPVTVRDDDWFILLDVVPREASYVPPVAAAERVEVSPGEHVSVVEITALERREKRGKIVEEETEMKVLSVKQVVSLPLPQAAREIEDDWFVLLEVPTREPSYVPPVTMADYVQVYREESISTVAETTTESRKEVVVEKIVVQKEDRAQQKISQPVRERDDDWFLLLDVVSKETAYVPPVIPVEIVPDMRKTFEVKVTTTESTTWKKMIIGVDSRQDETRLTEIRPRQMAPPSEREGGDDWFVLFDIIREKPVVIPPVAVVERIVNVVAATEPKPKLMMEDVRPPVKLVEIKPPQPRQVDDDWFVLLDVAAKVPVAVDERIRVYPEVRPTKEFAALEQRAQLRVTTVEETWQQVKVVQEKPRPAVREVEDDWFILLDVATKKSVAVPEHTQFPAEVRVPAAVAKTRIAISERRPQFEKRILEERRPLTQTHVNDDWFVLLDVGLKETVVSTQRGTRPVSAPVFSQAALAEAGIPMAPLDQPQTSTPIKTSRQEERKLEVTVEAVEPSKIEAVAEIKPAVWRDQREVDSSLISTINGDIQHESEVTVTEVVRMRKKRAKKIEGDSIYIRHSLLMLEEFDKPQEDLLRHHASISELKRNFMEAAPESRPSEWDKRLSTHSPFRTLGINGQPLPSADGVAVDGTDEDKDNTTVSSSKTVSSETTSGTSVTTTTTHISKVVKSGSTETRVEKRIVITADSDIDQDKEKGGGASAL from the exons ATGCAATGCAAAGTCACCTTACTGGACGACACTCAGTTTGAGTGTGAGCTTGAT AAACATGCTAAAGCCCAAGAACTTCTAACAAAGGTGTGCGACCATGTCAACCTGCTGGAGAGGGATTACTTTGGCCTCGCCATCTGGGAAAGCCCAACCAGCAAG ACATGGTTGGAATCCACCAAAGAGATCCGGAAACAGGTTTCAGGTGCTGTGTACGAGTTTACATTCAGCGTCAAGTTCTACCCTCCTGATCCAGCACAGCTCACTGAAGACCTCACCAG GTACTTTCTATGCCTCCAGCTGAGGAAGGACATTATACGTGGTGTTCTCCCCTGTTCCTTTGTCACACTGTCCCTGCTGGGCTCCTACACAGCCCAGTCAGAGCTCGGGGAGTATGACCCAGAGCTCCATGGAACAGATTATGTTAAGGATCTGAGCCTGGCCCCGGGACAGAGcaaggagctggaggagaaggTGATGGAGCTGCACCGCACATACAG GTCAATGAGTCCAGCCCAAGCAGACATGTTATTTCTGGAAAATGCCAAGAAACTTGCCATGTATGGAGTTGACCTGCACCAAGCtaag GATCTTGATGGTGTCGACATTACGCTGGGGGTTTGCTCTAGTGGCCTGATGGTTTACAAGGACAAGCTGAGGATCAACCGTTTCCCTTGGCCTAAAGTGCTAAAGATCTCTTACAAACGCAGCAGCTTCTTTATCAAAATCAGGCCATCAGAG CAAGAGCAGTATGAAAGCACCATTGGCTTTAAACTGCCCAACTACAAAGCCTCAAAGAAGCTGTGGAAAGTTTGCGTTGAACATCATACCTTCTTCAG agtTCCAACAGTAGAGCCGCCGTCATCACGTCGCTTCCTCGTCTTGGGCTCCAAGTTCCGATACAGCGGACGTACTCAGGCCCAGACCCGTCAGGCCAGTTCCTTGATTGACCGCCCAGCCCCTCGTTTCACACGCTCTGCAAGCAAGAGGCTTTCACGTAACCTAGATGGAG CTGGAGATGACACTCTCCAGTTCCTGCAGCAACTCTCAGCATCAACCAGGTCTGAGGTTGATGATtggttgctgctgctgacatCTGACAAACCTCAGCCTTCTTCTGAATTCTCAG CCAGAGGGGAGCAGACTTTCATTCAGTCCAGGGAGGAAGGGCAGtctgttcacacactcacagcaacCTGGCAGGACACTGAGACTGGGCAGACTGGCTCTCAAACCATCacccagtcagtcagtcagccgTGGCAGGAGCCGGCGTCTGATGAGcaacagcagaggagaaaggaggacgAGTGGTTTGCCATGTTCCATCGTCAAccttcttttcctcttctcccagcttttgattttgtgaaacagccag CTAAGATCAGCTTGGCAAAAATTAGCTCTATGGACCGGCTCTTGCAGCCAAAACTGAAGCAGCAAGATGACTGGTTCCTTTACTTTGACCGAATCTTCAGCCTATCCTCGCTTGAGCGTGTTGACAAACCAA CCTCTCCTCGAGTTCACTTCCAGCTCCAGGATGAGGATGAGCAGAGCATGCGTGTGTCAGAGCAGGAACTGACCAGGGAGGAGGTCATTGAGATGTTGCAGGAAACTGTGACCTTGGTAGACAAGATGAAAGAGGTGGTTGTTCTGGAAAAGAGGCTAAAAGAAGTGAAGGATTTAGAGGAAAGGCTCCAAGAGGTGGATGAAATGGCAGAGAGACTTCAAGGAGTAATAGAAGAGGAGTTAGGTAAAGAAGAAGTAGAGAAATTAAGAAAGGAAGAGATGGAATTTGAGCAGAAAGAACACGCTGAACGCATAACAGAAAAAGTCATGATGGAATCTTTAAGGACAGTAGAGATaaaagaagaggaggtggaTGAATTGGAAGAGCAGATAAAGCaggtgtttttgaaaggcttGCTGCCTGAAGATGAAGAGGCCGAGATGAAGAGGGAGAGTAAAGAAGAAGTGACAGATGACAGTCTGTCAGATGATAGCTTGAGAGAGAAGCTATGTCAGATAGAGAGGGAATGGAAAGAGGATGTAGAGGAGAACTTCGAGTCTGGATCTTCAGATGTCACCACTTCCACATCTGTAGTAACATCCCAGAAGGTGGAGAGTAACACTAAGAGGACAGTGACTATTGTAGAAGAGACAGGGCAGAGGCAGGAAGATGTTCAGGTACAGAGCAGTGTAATTAGGTCAGAGGAGAGGCTAGAAAATGTGGGTACATGGCGTAAGACAGAAACGCAAGAGACGATAACTGAGAGAGAAGTTAAAGAGAGGCTTCACACTCAGGATCGATCTGAGGTGGCAGAGGAGGATGTCTGGTTCATACTTTTTGATCGGCCTCCATTCAAAGCTGTTTTCAAACCACCAG TTACCATCAGGGAACGTGCTCAAGTGGTGGATGAAGGCGAGTATTTCTCAACACAGAGTAAGATTGAAACAGTTGAAGAGAAAACGGAGATAATAGTAGaggaaagacaaataaaagaagaGGAAGTACGGCGTATACTTCAGATCCCACCACCACAGACCATCATTGAAAGAGTTGATGACTGGTTTTTGTTGCTGGATGTTGTTCCCATTGAATCATCATATGTACCACCAG TTACCTGGAAGGAGAAAGACCAAATCGGAGCAGAGAGTTTTGTCTCTGTGACTCAAACTGCAGTCAAGGAGGAGATTAAAGAAGTAGTAGctgaagagagaaagacagtggAAGAGGTACCAAGACTTCTACAAGAAATCCCACAACAGCCAGTGACAAACAGAGATGATGACTGGTTTGTGTTGCTGGATGTTGTTCCCAGAGAAACGACATATGTACCACCAG TTACCTTGAAGGAAAGAGACCAGCTGGATGCACAAAGTTTTGTCTCTGAGGCTCAAAGTGCAGCCAAGGAGGAGATTAGACAAGTAGAAGCTATAGAAGAGGCACCAAGACTTCTACATGAAATCCCACAGCAGCCAGTGACAGTGAGAGATGATGACTGGTTTATATTGCTGGATGTTGTTCCCAGAGAAGCATCATATGTACCACCAG TTGCTGCTGCAGAGCGTGTTGAAGTGTCCCCAGGAGAACATGTCTCTGTGGTTGAAATTACAGCTCTTGAgcggagagaaaaaagggggaagattgtggaagaagaaacagaaatgaaagtGCTGAGTGTGAAGCAGGTAGTATCTCTGCCTCTGCCACAGGCTGCGAGAGAGATAGAAGATGACTGGTTTGTGCTGCTGGAGGTTCCCACTAGAGAACCATCATATGTGCCACCAG TTACCATGGCTGACTACGTTCAGGTTTATCGTGAAGAGAGCATTTCTACTGTGGCTGAAACTACAACAGAGTCCAGGAAGGAGGTTGTAGTTGAAAAGATCGTGGTGCAGAAAGAGGACAGGGCACAGCAGAAAATATCCCAGCCAGTCAGAGAAAGAGATGATGACTGGTTTCTTCTGCTGGATGTTGTTTCCAAAGAAACTGCCTATGTACCTCCAG TTATTCCTGTTGAGATTGTTCCGGATATGAGGAAGACATTTGAAGTTAAGGTGACAACCACAGAGTCTACAACATGGAAGAAGATGATAATTGGTGTGGACAGCAGGCAAGATGAGACACGTCTGACTGAAATTAGACCTAGACAAATGGCACCACcgtcagagagagagggaggagatgaTTGGTTTGTCCTGTTCGACATCATCCGCGAAAAGCCAGTTGTCATACCGCCAG tTGCTGTGGTTGAGCGTATTGTGAATGTGGTAGCAGCCACtgaaccaaaaccaaaactgatGATGGAAGATGTGAGGCCCCCTGTGAAGTTAGTGGAGATTAAACCACCACAGCCGAGACAGGTGGATGATGACTGGTTTGTGCTGCTAGATGTTGCAGCCAAAGTTCCag TGGCTGTGGACGAACGTATCCGTGTGTATCCCGAAGTAAGACCAACTAAAGAGTTTGCAGCCTTAGAGCAGAGAGCACAGCTGAGAGTTACTACGGTGGAGGAGACATGGCAGCAGGTGAAGGTAGTACAGGAGAAGCCGCGTCCAGCAGTGAGAGAAGTGGAAGATGATTGGTTTATTCTTCTGGATGTGGCCACTAAGAAATCAg TTGCCGTCCCTGAGCACACCCAGTTCCCAGCAGAAGTGAGAGTTCCAGCTGCTGTGGCCAAAACAAGGATCGCTATTTCCGAGAGGAGACCCCAGTTTGAGAAACGAATCCTGGAAGAAAGACGtccactcacacaaacacatgtcaACGATGATTGGTTTGTTCTGCTAGATGTTGGCCTCAAAGAGACAG TAGTGAGCACACAGAGGGGCACCCGTCCTGTCAGTGCTCCGGTCTTCTCCCAGGCCGCCCTGGCCGAGGCGGGGATCCCCATGGCGCCTCTGGATCAGCCCCAGACCTCCACTCCAATCAAGACCAGCCGCCAGGAGGAAAGAAAGCTGGAGGTCACTGTAGAAGCTGTGGAGCCTTCAAAAATCGAGGCTGTGGCTGAGATCAAG CCAGCAGTGTGGAGGGACCAGAGAGAAGTAGACTCTTCACTGATATCCACCATCAATGGGGACATTCAG CACGAGTCTGAGGTGACGGTCACGGAGGTGGTGCGAATGCGAAAG aaaagaGCTAAGAAAATTGAGGGTGACTCAATTTATATAAGACATAGCCTTTTAATGTTGGAG GAGTTCGATAAGCCTCAGGAGGACCTGCTCAGGCACCATGCCAGTATCAGCGAGCTGAAGAGGAACTTCATGGAAGCCGCCCCGGAGAGCAGACCCAGTGAGTGGGACAAGCGCCTCTCCACACACTCTCCGTTCCGCACCCTGGGTATAAATGGTCAGCCGCTGCCCAGTGCAGATGGG